Proteins from one Nitrobacteraceae bacterium AZCC 2146 genomic window:
- a CDS encoding fumarylpyruvate hydrolase (product_source=KO:K16165; cath_funfam=3.90.850.10; cog=COG0179; ko=KO:K16165; pfam=PF01557; superfamily=56529) codes for MTASFVIAPSPQAAIAVHGDDKSFPVRRIWCVGRNYLEHIRELGNDERQPPFFFAKHADMVAAEGATIPYPTLTKDFQHEVELIVALKSGGLNISSDKALDHVWGYGVSIDLTRRDLQMASRKKEQPWEIGKSFDMSAPCGALAPASKIGHPAKGKIWLSVNGTERQKGDLSEMIWNVPEIIAKLSLQVALGAGDIIMTGTPAGVAALAPGDKIECGVDGIGTLKCSIGKAA; via the coding sequence ATGACCGCATCGTTCGTTATCGCCCCTTCGCCGCAGGCCGCCATCGCCGTTCACGGCGACGACAAGAGTTTTCCGGTACGTCGCATCTGGTGCGTGGGCCGCAACTATCTCGAGCACATCCGCGAACTCGGCAATGACGAGCGGCAGCCGCCGTTCTTCTTCGCCAAGCACGCCGACATGGTCGCCGCCGAAGGCGCGACCATCCCCTACCCGACCCTGACCAAGGATTTCCAGCACGAGGTCGAGCTGATCGTCGCGCTGAAGAGCGGCGGCCTCAACATCTCCTCCGACAAGGCACTCGACCACGTCTGGGGCTACGGAGTCAGCATCGACCTGACCCGCCGCGACCTGCAGATGGCGTCGCGCAAGAAGGAGCAGCCCTGGGAGATCGGCAAGTCGTTCGACATGTCCGCACCCTGCGGCGCGCTGGCGCCGGCTTCCAAGATCGGCCATCCCGCCAAGGGCAAGATCTGGCTCTCGGTCAACGGCACCGAGCGGCAGAAGGGCGACCTTTCCGAGATGATCTGGAACGTGCCCGAGATCATCGCCAAACTGTCGCTGCAGGTCGCACTCGGCGCCGGCGACATCATCATGACCGGCACCCCCGCCGGCGTCGCCGCGCTCGCTCCCGGCGACAAGATCGAATGCGGCGTCGATGGCATCGGCACGCTGAAGTGCAGCATCGGCAAGGCGGCGTAA
- a CDS encoding putative transposase YbfD/YdcC (product_source=COG5433; cog=COG5433; pfam=PF01609,PF13808; superfamily=90002), producing the protein MDRFAECFLPLADPRKNQAQHDLTEMLFIALLATLCGATTCCDIALFGRSKEALLRTILVLEHGIPSHDTFSRVFRILDPDSFEKVFRRFTKAFATATKIKGVVALDGKALRRAYECGQSHMPPVMVTAWSSMTRMALANVLAPGNNEAAGALHLVELLQLKGCVVTADALHCHRGMAKAIVGRGGDYVLAVKNNQPGLLRDAKAAISAAERKKAKQATTKDADHGRKETRTAIVTSVKDMAEKHNFPGLKAVARITSKRGSDKTVQRYFLLTQRYTPAELLRIVREHWDIENVLHWTLDVVLDEDQTRSRKDHAPANLAVLRRLALNIARAHPDTKTSLRGKLKRAAWDDIFLVDMLLNMR; encoded by the coding sequence TTGGACCGCTTTGCAGAATGCTTTTTGCCGTTGGCCGATCCTCGGAAGAATCAAGCTCAGCACGATCTGACCGAGATGCTGTTCATCGCGCTGCTGGCCACGCTGTGCGGTGCCACGACGTGTTGCGACATCGCGCTGTTTGGGCGGTCGAAAGAAGCGCTGTTGCGCACAATTCTGGTGCTGGAGCACGGGATACCGAGTCACGACACCTTCAGCCGTGTCTTTCGCATCCTCGATCCGGACAGCTTCGAGAAGGTCTTTCGGCGCTTTACCAAGGCGTTCGCGACGGCGACCAAAATCAAGGGAGTGGTAGCTCTCGATGGCAAGGCGCTGAGGAGAGCCTACGAATGTGGCCAAAGTCACATGCCGCCAGTGATGGTGACGGCGTGGAGCTCCATGACCCGCATGGCGCTCGCCAATGTGCTGGCGCCTGGAAACAACGAAGCGGCCGGCGCTTTGCATCTCGTCGAGCTTCTTCAGCTGAAGGGCTGCGTCGTCACGGCGGATGCGCTGCACTGTCATCGCGGGATGGCCAAAGCCATCGTGGGGCGCGGCGGAGACTACGTCTTGGCGGTAAAGAACAACCAGCCGGGCTTGCTGCGCGATGCCAAGGCCGCGATCTCTGCGGCAGAGCGCAAGAAGGCCAAACAAGCCACCACCAAGGACGCCGATCACGGGCGCAAAGAAACCCGAACCGCGATCGTTACTTCCGTCAAGGACATGGCCGAAAAGCACAACTTTCCAGGTCTCAAGGCCGTCGCTCGGATCACCAGCAAACGTGGAAGCGACAAGACCGTCCAGCGCTACTTCCTTCTGACCCAGCGCTACACGCCCGCAGAACTGCTGCGCATCGTTCGCGAACATTGGGACATCGAAAACGTCTTGCACTGGACGCTCGACGTCGTTCTCGACGAGGATCAGACGCGAAGCCGAAAAGACCATGCTCCCGCCAACCTCGCCGTTCTGCGGCGACTTGCCCTCAATATTGCTCGTGCTCATCCCGATACAAAGACCTCCTTGCGAGGCAAGCTCAAACGCGCTGCCTGGGACGACATTTTCCTCGTCGATATGCTCTTGAACATGCGATAG
- a CDS encoding transposase (product_source=COG3293; cath_funfam=1.20.5.950; cog=COG3293; pfam=PF13340): MGVKDRLVLSDASWDRMAPLIIGRPDQKGSTGRDNRMFVEGVLWIVRTGSPWRDLPEAFGDWNSVFRRFSRWSIKGVWWRIFEAMSDDPDFEYLIVDSTIVRAHQHAAGAKKGGLKIRRSAARAGA, translated from the coding sequence TTGGGTGTGAAGGACCGGCTGGTTTTGAGCGACGCGTCGTGGGATCGGATGGCACCGCTCATCATAGGTCGACCTGACCAGAAGGGCTCCACGGGGCGCGACAATCGGATGTTCGTAGAAGGTGTGCTGTGGATCGTCCGTACGGGCTCTCCCTGGCGTGATCTTCCGGAGGCATTTGGAGATTGGAACAGCGTGTTCCGGCGCTTCAGTCGATGGAGCATTAAAGGTGTTTGGTGGCGGATCTTCGAGGCGATGTCCGACGATCCGGACTTCGAATATCTGATCGTCGATTCCACCATCGTCCGGGCGCATCAGCACGCCGCCGGGGCGAAAAAAGGGGGTCTGAAGATCAGGCGATCGGCCGCTCGCGCGGGGGCCTGA
- a CDS encoding MFS family permease (product_source=COG0477; cath_funfam=1.20.1250.20; cog=COG0477; pfam=PF07690; superfamily=103473; transmembrane_helix_parts=Inside_1_8,TMhelix_9_27,Outside_28_46,TMhelix_47_69,Inside_70_135,TMhelix_136_158,Outside_159_167,TMhelix_168_185,Inside_186_230,TMhelix_231_253,Outside_254_267,TMhelix_268_290,Inside_291_306,TMhelix_307_324,Outside_325_328,TMhelix_329_351,Inside_352_362,TMhelix_363_385,Outside_386_389,TMhelix_390_412,Inside_413_436), protein MQMAVQRRYYVYVGLFLLMFINYLDRINLSVAAKDIAATYGLSPVELGFMFSSFLWTYLIFLVPMGLAADRFGGRAITYTTLGLWSLAGIWTGLTTSYASLFASRLALGIGESASYPSGGKIIREWAPASERGLATAFLNCGAYAGLSIGSIVVAWLITKFGWRDSFFITGAMGLVLAGVWFLYYRRPEQANWLSTTERQRILASRDSGGSQPVGDFNQRLAMRHLLSSRSMWSLAITQGCAGYTLYLFMTWLPNYLAVSRGFDALKSGLFSAVPYGMAVIIGLGLGWLSDKLIARSGGHNGERRKLIAVILLLSSVILATPFVDSIWMILALFSLSLGCVSTAMAMNIALTSDLVTDGRYNGVAVSILIMGGNLFGLAAPIITGYIVHATSGFSGAFLIAGVLLLTGAAVITTGAKRPIEFPESASPELKSLKLA, encoded by the coding sequence ATGCAGATGGCTGTCCAGCGACGGTACTACGTTTACGTCGGCTTGTTTCTGTTGATGTTCATCAACTATCTCGACCGCATCAACCTGTCCGTGGCGGCGAAAGACATTGCCGCCACATATGGCCTTTCGCCCGTCGAACTCGGCTTTATGTTCTCATCCTTCCTGTGGACCTATCTCATTTTCCTCGTGCCGATGGGTCTAGCTGCCGACCGTTTTGGCGGACGTGCAATTACGTACACTACGCTCGGGCTTTGGTCGCTCGCCGGCATCTGGACCGGACTGACAACAAGCTACGCCTCGCTGTTTGCATCGCGGCTCGCGTTGGGTATCGGCGAGTCCGCTAGTTACCCGTCCGGCGGCAAAATCATTCGCGAATGGGCGCCCGCGTCCGAACGCGGCCTTGCCACCGCGTTCCTCAACTGCGGTGCTTATGCGGGGCTGTCCATCGGCTCCATTGTGGTGGCGTGGCTGATTACGAAATTTGGCTGGCGCGACTCCTTCTTCATTACAGGCGCAATGGGCCTCGTTCTCGCGGGCGTCTGGTTTCTCTATTACAGGCGGCCAGAGCAGGCCAACTGGTTGAGCACCACGGAGCGTCAGCGCATTCTCGCATCGCGCGATAGCGGGGGCAGCCAGCCCGTCGGCGACTTCAACCAGCGTCTGGCGATGCGCCACTTGCTGAGCAGCCGTTCGATGTGGTCGCTTGCGATAACCCAGGGCTGCGCCGGATACACCCTTTACCTGTTCATGACCTGGCTCCCGAATTACCTGGCTGTCAGCCGTGGCTTCGACGCGCTGAAGTCGGGATTGTTTTCGGCCGTGCCCTATGGGATGGCCGTCATCATCGGTCTCGGCCTCGGCTGGCTGAGCGACAAACTCATCGCGCGCAGCGGCGGGCACAATGGCGAACGCCGCAAACTGATCGCCGTCATTCTGCTGCTGTCGTCGGTCATTCTGGCGACCCCATTCGTGGACTCCATCTGGATGATACTGGCGCTGTTCTCGCTCTCGCTCGGCTGCGTATCGACCGCGATGGCAATGAACATCGCGCTGACCAGCGATCTGGTGACGGACGGCCGCTACAACGGCGTGGCGGTCAGCATCCTTATCATGGGCGGCAACCTGTTCGGTCTCGCCGCGCCTATCATCACCGGATACATCGTCCACGCCACAAGCGGATTCTCCGGAGCCTTTCTCATCGCCGGCGTTCTGCTGCTCACCGGAGCCGCGGTTATCACAACGGGCGCAAAACGGCCGATCGAATTCCCTGAAAGCGCATCTCCTGAACTCAAATCTCTCAAACTCGCCTGA
- a CDS encoding ABC-type nitrate/sulfonate/bicarbonate transport system substrate-binding protein (product_source=COG0715; cath_funfam=3.40.190.10; cog=COG0715; pfam=PF09084; superfamily=53850) — protein sequence MDKLKFAAVSRNYFNMPIWAAKHAGHFYDEGLDVDIELYEPIDEVTDRLRDGRAQFAFGVTEHVILDNEAGGHIRIVGGNVNKLPFSFISGKNIRSIADLRGKTVGVSSIEAGSSSLVMKLLAAHGLEYPHDYDIRAVGPILARWELLQAGEIDAGLQGVPLNFIALDQGYPTLSEPRDEFPHFQFTSLNVDGRWAAANPDVVMRFMRAFVRAHHWFFDNRAEATRIAVEETGIPESYALRAWDEYTREEIFPKDGNLATAAVQALIEISSLIRAIPNRRKTAAEDYIDRSYLLAAQRDLKQTAGMIA from the coding sequence ATGGACAAGCTTAAATTCGCCGCCGTCTCGCGTAACTACTTCAACATGCCCATATGGGCCGCAAAACATGCCGGACATTTCTACGATGAAGGGCTTGATGTCGATATTGAGCTCTACGAGCCAATTGACGAGGTCACAGACCGGCTGCGCGACGGCAGGGCGCAGTTCGCGTTCGGGGTCACTGAACACGTCATTCTCGACAACGAAGCGGGTGGCCATATTCGAATAGTCGGCGGCAACGTTAACAAGCTGCCCTTTTCGTTTATTTCGGGCAAGAACATTCGCAGCATTGCCGACCTGCGCGGAAAGACCGTCGGCGTCTCGTCGATCGAGGCAGGCTCATCGTCATTGGTGATGAAGCTCCTCGCAGCACATGGGCTTGAGTATCCGCATGACTACGACATCCGGGCTGTCGGGCCGATCCTCGCGCGCTGGGAGCTATTGCAGGCCGGCGAGATTGATGCGGGGCTGCAAGGAGTGCCACTGAACTTCATCGCGCTCGATCAGGGCTATCCTACGCTCTCCGAGCCGCGCGACGAATTCCCCCATTTTCAGTTCACATCGCTGAACGTCGACGGTCGCTGGGCCGCGGCCAATCCGGATGTCGTCATGAGGTTCATGCGCGCTTTCGTGCGCGCACATCACTGGTTTTTCGACAACCGGGCCGAGGCGACGCGCATTGCGGTCGAAGAAACGGGCATTCCGGAATCCTATGCGCTGCGCGCCTGGGACGAGTACACGCGCGAGGAGATCTTTCCGAAAGACGGAAACCTCGCGACCGCTGCCGTACAGGCCCTGATCGAGATCTCTTCGCTGATACGCGCGATCCCGAACCGCCGAAAAACAGCGGCGGAAGACTATATCGACCGGTCCTATCTCTTGGCCGCTCAGCGCGACCTGAAGCAGACCGCAGGCATGATAGCATGA
- a CDS encoding maleate isomerase (product_source=KO:K01799; cog=COG3473; ko=KO:K01799; pfam=PF17645; superfamily=51395), with product MMLGTVSSDHVRIDYGDQFRAGIIVPSGNAVAEAEIRAMLPPGVAPLFTRLALRGSSEPELIGMLSGLEDAAKLLADAGVGKIVFHCTAVSTFAPHLAGDIRARIEQATGIAAFATSDAILAAVKALDMSPLTLLTPYIQPVHAREIAFLAAHGIDVVDGGCLGINTNAEMATLAPSALFELVARHRPAQSGGCFLSCTAIRSAGIIARLEQHLSRPVITSNQAMVWHLLQLAGISQRVGGFGSLFEETKQNVKAP from the coding sequence ATGATGCTCGGGACTGTTTCGTCGGATCACGTTCGTATCGACTACGGCGATCAGTTTCGTGCGGGCATCATCGTGCCTTCCGGGAATGCGGTCGCTGAAGCGGAAATCCGCGCGATGTTGCCGCCTGGGGTTGCGCCGCTGTTTACCCGGCTGGCACTGCGCGGAAGTTCGGAGCCCGAACTGATCGGAATGCTGTCCGGCCTGGAAGATGCGGCGAAGCTTCTCGCCGATGCCGGGGTCGGCAAGATCGTTTTTCACTGCACGGCAGTATCAACGTTCGCGCCGCATCTCGCAGGCGATATCCGCGCGCGCATCGAGCAGGCCACCGGTATTGCCGCGTTCGCGACGTCGGACGCGATCCTTGCGGCAGTCAAAGCACTCGACATGAGCCCACTGACGCTTCTCACGCCGTATATCCAGCCGGTCCATGCGCGCGAAATCGCCTTCCTCGCCGCGCATGGGATCGACGTGGTCGATGGCGGATGCCTCGGCATCAACACCAATGCTGAAATGGCGACACTTGCGCCTTCGGCGCTGTTCGAGTTGGTGGCCCGGCACCGTCCTGCTCAATCTGGTGGATGCTTCCTGAGCTGCACCGCCATCCGTTCGGCCGGGATCATAGCGAGGCTTGAACAGCATCTGAGCCGTCCCGTCATCACCAGTAACCAAGCCATGGTGTGGCATCTCTTGCAACTGGCCGGAATATCGCAACGCGTCGGCGGATTTGGAAGCTTGTTCGAAGAGACCAAGCAAAACGTCAAGGCGCCTTGA